From the genome of Gracilibacillus salitolerans, one region includes:
- a CDS encoding NADPH-dependent FMN reductase produces MESNKVIVALSGSIRGNSSTQKSLKSLEKYMPKEFDYIIYDGLQKLPHFNPELDEETPPEEVQSFRLLLDKADGVVICTPEYIKGVPGVLKNALEWLVSSANLYTKSVAIITSSGGGENAHQALQLNLNMLNADVSEGRTLLISGANSKLSESGEFANHEVVKSLKDLISNLIEQTK; encoded by the coding sequence ATGGAGTCAAATAAAGTCATTGTTGCTTTATCTGGCAGTATAAGAGGCAATTCATCAACTCAAAAGTCACTGAAAAGTCTTGAAAAATACATGCCGAAGGAGTTTGACTACATCATTTATGATGGCCTTCAAAAACTTCCTCATTTTAATCCGGAACTAGATGAGGAGACACCTCCCGAAGAAGTCCAATCTTTTAGATTACTGTTAGATAAAGCAGACGGCGTGGTTATTTGTACACCTGAATATATAAAAGGTGTACCGGGAGTTTTAAAAAATGCGTTGGAATGGTTAGTATCATCAGCAAATCTATACACAAAATCAGTAGCAATTATTACTTCTTCGGGAGGAGGGGAAAATGCACATCAAGCATTACAACTTAATTTAAATATGCTTAATGCTGATGTGTCTGAAGGTCGTACATTATTAATCTCAGGTGCCAATAGCAAACTGAGCGAGAGCGGGGAGTTTGCAAATCACGAAGTTGTTAAATCACTTAAGGACTTAATAAGTAATTTAATAGAACAGACCAAGTAA
- a CDS encoding VOC family protein: protein MSIKYAHTNIVAKDWRRLADFYVNVFDCKYLDPERDLSGKWIENVTKIDKVRIRGVHLALPGYREGGPTLEIFEYTPESLRIQQPPQINDQGFTHIAFVVDNVAEVLAKVIKNGGKKYGELVKKEYDSLGILTVVYAVDPECNIIEIQNWEK from the coding sequence TTGTCAATCAAATATGCTCATACAAACATTGTAGCTAAGGACTGGCGGAGATTGGCTGACTTCTATGTTAATGTTTTTGATTGTAAGTACTTAGATCCAGAAAGGGACCTGTCGGGCAAGTGGATCGAAAATGTGACGAAAATTGATAAAGTTAGAATCAGGGGAGTACATCTTGCTTTACCGGGATACAGGGAAGGAGGACCTACTTTAGAAATATTTGAATACACTCCAGAAAGCCTTCGAATTCAACAGCCGCCGCAGATAAATGATCAAGGTTTTACACATATTGCATTTGTTGTTGATAATGTGGCTGAAGTTTTAGCTAAGGTCATTAAAAACGGTGGCAAGAAATATGGAGAATTAGTAAAAAAGGAATACGATTCTCTCGGAATATTAACAGTGGTTTATGCAGTAGATCCAGAATGCAATATTATCGAAATTCAAAATTGGGAGAAGTGA
- a CDS encoding ArsR/SmtB family transcription factor: MSDQAKHDVFQAISDPNRRTLLKILDNKEMFIAEITDYSPISRTAVNKHLHILSNAGVVTSRKVGREIRYTLKPEPLVEIKVWLMFFEQYWDVKLSALKKYVEEDNE, translated from the coding sequence ATGTCTGACCAAGCTAAACATGATGTTTTTCAAGCTATTTCCGATCCTAACCGACGGACCCTTTTAAAAATACTTGATAATAAGGAAATGTTTATTGCCGAAATAACAGATTATTCCCCAATAAGCCGTACCGCTGTTAATAAGCACCTCCATATTTTATCAAATGCTGGCGTTGTTACTAGTAGAAAAGTTGGACGTGAAATTCGATATACGCTCAAACCAGAACCACTTGTTGAAATAAAAGTTTGGCTTATGTTTTTTGAACAGTATTGGGACGTTAAACTATCTGCTCTAAAAAAATATGTAGAAGAAGATAACGAATAG
- a CDS encoding ABC transporter ATP-binding protein, protein MAIIARQKGKGGFMTEKVRSEKEMHVIEVHQLKMRYGRVDVLKGVNFNVRRGEVLALLGPNGAGKTTTIEILEGFRIPSGGEVNVLGVSPKEGDESWRAQLGVVMQSWRDHPKWKVHELLEHLGRYYEPYATTNRSRPMDAGELMEKVGLQEQSNQKVSSLSGGQRRRLDVAIGLIGNPEILFLDEPTTGFDPQARRDFHEVIRRLSVFEDTTILLTTHDLHEAEKLSDRILILADGRIVANGSAEQLAEQVAGASDVRWMVNNERFRQEVTDAPSFVQKLFEEHGDAITDLEVRKASLEDTYIKMVQQIKSNGSLDDTLANFEEGAE, encoded by the coding sequence TTGGCAATTATCGCGAGACAGAAAGGAAAGGGTGGATTTATGACGGAGAAAGTTCGATCGGAAAAGGAAATGCATGTGATTGAAGTACATCAGTTAAAGATGCGCTACGGGAGAGTTGACGTGCTGAAGGGTGTGAATTTCAACGTAAGACGTGGCGAAGTGCTCGCTCTTCTTGGTCCCAATGGTGCAGGAAAGACGACTACCATTGAAATTCTTGAAGGTTTCCGTATTCCTTCAGGTGGGGAGGTCAATGTTTTAGGTGTCTCTCCAAAAGAAGGAGATGAATCGTGGCGAGCACAACTAGGTGTTGTCATGCAGTCTTGGAGAGATCATCCGAAATGGAAAGTGCATGAATTGTTAGAGCATTTAGGTAGATATTATGAGCCGTATGCTACCACAAATCGCTCACGACCAATGGATGCTGGTGAATTGATGGAGAAAGTCGGTCTGCAAGAACAATCGAATCAAAAGGTGAGTAGCTTGTCCGGTGGTCAGCGCAGGCGGTTAGATGTAGCCATCGGATTGATCGGCAATCCTGAAATTCTGTTTCTAGATGAGCCGACTACAGGATTCGATCCGCAAGCTCGTCGTGATTTTCATGAGGTGATTAGGCGCTTGTCAGTGTTTGAGGATACTACGATTTTATTGACTACTCACGATTTACATGAAGCTGAGAAACTGTCCGATCGTATTCTGATTCTAGCAGATGGCAGAATCGTTGCTAATGGTAGTGCCGAGCAATTGGCCGAGCAAGTAGCTGGTGCTTCTGATGTGCGGTGGATGGTGAACAATGAACGCTTCCGACAAGAAGTAACGGATGCACCTTCATTCGTCCAAAAATTGTTTGAAGAGCATGGTGATGCTATTACCGATTTGGAAGTGCGCAAAGCTAGCCTAGAAGATACCTATATTAAAATGGTTCAACAGATAAAAAGTAACGGAAGTTTGGACGATACACTGGCTAACTTTGAGGAGGGAGCAGAATGA
- a CDS encoding ABC transporter permease: MNPVLHAAKLGVLRGWIEFKQMLKSPQEFGFNIIMTIVFLIVLYFQRNNTIEGTDMALAMFALPSILGMLVVFGGFMGAATTLTFEREDGTLLRAKATPNGMVSYLISRIISVTTYSLVSVIMLLIPGLFLIKGLADTSWSGWLMLLFIFIIGILATLPWGAVVGSLVKSTSSSFNLTMLPIGALTAISGIFYPVTSLPDWLQVIAQIFPVYWLGLGMRAALLPETAALAEIGESWRYLEMFGVLGIWIIAGFLIVPRILRRMARKESGSTLEKRKQEMMSRGY; the protein is encoded by the coding sequence ATGAATCCTGTCTTACATGCGGCTAAACTAGGTGTACTGCGCGGCTGGATCGAGTTTAAACAGATGCTCAAAAGTCCTCAAGAGTTTGGCTTTAATATCATTATGACTATTGTGTTTTTGATTGTGTTGTATTTTCAACGGAATAACACAATTGAAGGAACTGATATGGCACTAGCGATGTTTGCACTTCCGAGTATACTTGGAATGCTAGTTGTTTTCGGTGGTTTTATGGGTGCTGCTACAACGTTAACATTTGAGCGGGAAGATGGAACACTACTTCGAGCAAAGGCGACACCGAATGGTATGGTTAGTTATTTGATCAGCAGAATTATTAGTGTGACGACTTATTCTCTAGTAAGTGTGATCATGTTGCTGATACCTGGATTGTTTTTAATTAAAGGGTTGGCAGATACCTCTTGGAGCGGTTGGTTGATGCTGTTATTTATTTTTATCATTGGCATATTAGCTACTCTCCCTTGGGGAGCTGTTGTTGGATCATTGGTTAAAAGTACTAGTTCTTCCTTTAATTTGACGATGTTGCCGATCGGTGCCTTGACAGCAATCTCTGGTATCTTTTATCCGGTCACTAGTTTGCCAGATTGGTTACAAGTCATTGCTCAGATTTTCCCCGTTTATTGGCTAGGTCTTGGCATGCGGGCGGCATTATTGCCGGAAACTGCTGCACTGGCTGAAATTGGAGAATCCTGGCGCTATCTCGAAATGTTCGGAGTGCTTGGCATTTGGATTATTGCGGGTTTTCTGATCGTCCCAAGAATATTACGTCGAATGGCACGCAAAGAATCCGGCTCTACCTTGGAGAAACGCAAGCAAGAAATGATGTCCCGTGGTTATTAA
- a CDS encoding DNA-deoxyinosine glycosylase, whose protein sequence is MANEKIYSLEPIVDQRSRVLILGSIPGQQSLMKQHYYGNSRNHFWPILFEIYEKEWINDYEERIEFLRNKQIALWDTIGSCYREGSLDSKITEAEPNPIEELLDTYPNIQRIGCNGTKSYQVFRKYLSYLIERVKVTKLPSTSPIPGRYNKTFEEKVDIWKELLEI, encoded by the coding sequence ATGGCTAATGAAAAAATATATTCTTTAGAGCCGATTGTTGATCAACGATCTCGTGTTCTAATCCTTGGCTCTATTCCGGGGCAGCAATCCTTGATGAAACAGCATTATTATGGTAATTCACGAAATCATTTCTGGCCGATATTATTTGAAATTTATGAGAAAGAGTGGATTAATGACTATGAAGAGAGAATTGAATTTTTGCGTAATAAACAAATTGCTCTGTGGGATACTATTGGATCCTGCTATCGAGAAGGTAGTTTGGATTCAAAAATAACAGAAGCGGAACCTAACCCAATAGAAGAATTACTAGACACATATCCTAATATCCAAAGAATAGGGTGTAATGGTACGAAATCCTATCAAGTCTTTCGTAAATATCTTTCCTATTTGATAGAGCGGGTTAAAGTGACTAAGTTACCTTCAACAAGTCCAATCCCTGGTCGTTATAATAAAACTTTTGAAGAAAAAGTGGATATATGGAAGGAACTATTGGAGATTTAA
- a CDS encoding glycoside hydrolase family 11 protein: MERKSMKLLFVMLVCFALTIPAVNVNAAVTSNETGTHDGYDYEFWKDSGGSGSMTLNSGGTFSAEWNNVNNILFRKGKKFDETQTHQEIGNISINYGANYQPNGNSYLTVYGWTVDPLVEYYIVDSWGDWRPPGGTAKGTVTVDGGTYDIYETTRTNQPSIIGTATFQQYWSVRRSKRTSGTISVSEHFKAWESLGMEMGNMYEVALTVEGYQSSGSADVYSNTLTIGGGSGGDGEDGNTTRVEAEDMTKSGQYTGNISSPFNGVGLYANNDSVKYTQYFANGTHSFSLRGASNNSNMARVDLKIGGETKGTFYYGGNNPAVYTIDNVSHGTGDQEIELVVTSDDDTWDALIDYLEIH; this comes from the coding sequence ATGGAACGAAAAAGTATGAAGCTTCTTTTTGTCATGTTAGTTTGTTTTGCACTCACAATTCCTGCAGTAAATGTAAATGCAGCGGTCACTAGCAATGAAACTGGCACCCATGATGGCTACGATTATGAATTCTGGAAAGACAGTGGTGGATCCGGAAGTATGACACTCAATAGCGGTGGTACGTTCAGTGCCGAGTGGAATAATGTCAACAATATATTATTCCGCAAAGGCAAGAAATTTGATGAGACACAGACACACCAGGAAATTGGAAATATATCGATAAACTATGGAGCAAACTATCAGCCAAACGGCAATTCCTATTTAACGGTCTACGGGTGGACGGTTGACCCGCTCGTCGAGTATTATATCGTCGATAGCTGGGGCGACTGGCGTCCACCAGGTGGAACAGCAAAGGGCACCGTTACCGTTGACGGTGGCACCTATGACATCTATGAAACTACTCGAACTAACCAACCTTCCATTATAGGTACGGCAACTTTTCAGCAGTATTGGAGTGTTAGGAGATCGAAACGTACGAGCGGGACTATATCTGTTAGCGAACACTTTAAAGCATGGGAAAGTTTAGGAATGGAAATGGGTAACATGTATGAAGTTGCGCTGACGGTAGAAGGTTATCAAAGTAGTGGTAGCGCTGATGTGTATAGTAATACACTTACTATCGGCGGAGGATCCGGCGGTGACGGTGAAGATGGTAACACTACAAGAGTAGAAGCGGAAGATATGACGAAAAGCGGTCAGTATACCGGCAATATCAGCTCACCATTCAACGGGGTCGGTTTATATGCCAATAATGATTCAGTTAAATACACGCAGTATTTTGCAAATGGCACCCATAGTTTCTCACTCCGTGGTGCTTCAAACAATTCCAACATGGCCAGAGTCGATTTAAAAATAGGTGGAGAGACAAAAGGTACGTTCTACTACGGCGGAAACAACCCAGCCGTCTATACGATAGACAATGTCAGCCATGGAACTGGAGATCAAGAGATTGAGCTCGTTGTAACATCTGATGACGATACGTGGGATGCTTTGATTGATTATTTGGAGATACACTAG
- a CDS encoding ABC transporter substrate-binding protein — protein sequence MVNRNIFLCICIAIILSACSNSTTDNAEIDNTEFEAETISLIDDLGTELVFDSPPERIGCLTEICVDTLKQLGLTPAAVTGDGITSESEFYGNEAISIPMIGGSFFEPNVEDVFAQELDLVVGLGGVHENIREALGDKIPLYIVSPETYEDSLQFVMDLGQALDKESEAEHAVQSFETHLETQMDRVTEKRTALIMYGSDTNFGIDTQTSVVGSMLAQIANYPWTTDNGDGGHSSGSAQLSLEEILKEDPDVLFLETFSFGDDDPSLSEQLASNPVWGELKAVKTDNVHEVRTNIWANGRGIGSLTIILDEAMELLYPNLES from the coding sequence ATGGTGAATCGGAACATATTTTTATGTATATGTATAGCAATAATCCTTTCTGCTTGTTCAAATTCCACAACGGATAATGCTGAAATCGATAACACAGAGTTTGAAGCTGAAACGATAAGTTTAATAGACGATTTGGGAACAGAGTTAGTATTTGACTCACCACCAGAGAGGATCGGTTGTTTAACTGAAATATGTGTTGACACTTTAAAACAATTGGGGCTAACCCCTGCTGCTGTAACAGGTGATGGTATTACAAGTGAATCAGAATTTTATGGTAATGAAGCTATATCAATTCCAATGATAGGAGGTTCTTTTTTTGAACCGAATGTGGAGGATGTTTTTGCTCAAGAGCTAGATCTCGTAGTAGGCCTAGGAGGAGTTCACGAAAACATTAGAGAAGCCCTAGGAGATAAAATTCCATTGTATATTGTGTCACCAGAGACGTATGAGGATTCACTTCAATTTGTAATGGACTTAGGACAAGCTCTTGATAAAGAGAGTGAGGCTGAACATGCCGTTCAATCATTTGAAACACATCTTGAAACGCAAATGGATCGTGTAACTGAAAAGCGAACCGCACTAATTATGTACGGATCTGACACTAATTTTGGAATAGATACGCAAACATCTGTTGTAGGTTCTATGTTAGCGCAAATAGCTAATTATCCTTGGACAACCGATAATGGTGATGGTGGTCACAGTAGTGGAAGTGCACAATTGTCTTTAGAAGAGATCTTGAAGGAAGACCCAGACGTTTTGTTTTTGGAAACCTTTAGTTTTGGGGACGATGATCCATCTCTTTCCGAGCAATTGGCGAGTAACCCTGTTTGGGGAGAACTAAAAGCTGTAAAAACAGATAATGTTCATGAAGTTCGAACAAATATCTGGGCAAATGGCCGTGGAATAGGGTCGTTAACGATTATTTTAGATGAGGCAATGGAACTTTTGTATCCTAATTTGGAATCGTAA
- a CDS encoding FecCD family ABC transporter permease, with amino-acid sequence MTNKRIHKSIYIGLAFFLSIICIFILSLQLGEPRLNLVTLGKVLTNQFDVEIHRIVVWEIRMPRSIMAVMAGGMLALAGHILQDTFQNDLATPELVSVTAGSSFVMAFITVFGLPVLFTVQPFLGLLGGLIAGGIVIASAKNSFKRGSIILLGTAVSAFLNALIIIIIVLGKENQIGLLFFYLAGSLSARNWSHVFNLLPWFIIFVPLALGSARSLNVLRLGDEAAVGRGASVFRMKILLLVISAGLTAVIVANCGPIGFISLITPHLTKRLLRTSNAALVLPITALLGALLLLTGDLLMRTLFYPIELPVGLLTTVIGGSLFLVLLYRRNVRT; translated from the coding sequence ATGACAAACAAGAGAATACACAAATCGATTTATATAGGGTTGGCGTTTTTTCTTTCAATAATATGTATATTCATCTTGTCATTGCAATTAGGCGAGCCAAGACTAAATTTGGTTACCTTAGGCAAGGTTCTAACAAATCAATTCGATGTTGAGATTCACCGGATAGTCGTTTGGGAAATTAGGATGCCACGGTCTATTATGGCAGTTATGGCTGGAGGGATGCTTGCCTTAGCTGGACATATCTTACAAGATACCTTCCAAAATGACCTTGCTACCCCTGAATTAGTTAGTGTGACTGCAGGATCATCTTTTGTAATGGCTTTTATCACCGTTTTTGGTTTACCAGTCTTATTTACAGTACAACCTTTTCTGGGGCTTTTGGGTGGCCTTATTGCAGGTGGAATAGTTATAGCAAGTGCCAAAAATTCTTTTAAAAGAGGAAGTATCATTCTACTTGGTACAGCTGTTTCTGCATTTTTAAATGCTCTTATCATTATTATTATTGTTTTAGGGAAAGAAAACCAAATAGGGTTATTATTTTTCTATTTGGCTGGCAGCCTGTCTGCTCGAAATTGGAGCCATGTTTTTAACTTGCTTCCTTGGTTCATCATTTTTGTGCCCTTAGCATTAGGGAGTGCAAGAAGTCTTAATGTGCTTCGTTTAGGAGATGAAGCAGCGGTAGGTAGAGGAGCATCTGTATTTAGAATGAAGATCCTACTGCTTGTGATTAGTGCAGGTTTAACAGCGGTTATAGTAGCTAATTGTGGACCAATCGGATTTATATCGCTTATTACACCACATTTAACCAAGCGCTTGCTTCGGACATCAAATGCAGCACTAGTATTACCTATAACGGCTTTATTAGGTGCACTTCTCCTTCTAACAGGAGACTTGTTAATGCGTACTTTGTTTTATCCAATAGAACTGCCTGTTGGTTTGTTGACGACTGTTATAGGTGGTAGTCTTTTTCTTGTACTGCTCTATAGAAGGAATGTGAGGACATGA